From one Acinonyx jubatus isolate Ajub_Pintada_27869175 chromosome B1, VMU_Ajub_asm_v1.0, whole genome shotgun sequence genomic stretch:
- the MEPE gene encoding matrix extracellular phosphoglycoprotein: MFKYVYTSSGRKNHTDIKQEEKKKDSIAHHNSGKRRNQEPAPKENIVQEREKSLSIVGANENNQSSKTQTPFENRQATNEDDTINNKENAHSDQKRYIYPESTGNNGVDDGDNAISKLRDQEEYGTALIRNNMQHIMEPGTVTELLAEENKENQHRNVLSKIPASVNYVKVPSKDRKNYQRDPQAQNIPVKSKSTRLTQYNTDYSKQLPKLKKIPSDFEGSGYPDLQGRGDNDISPFSGDGQPFKDVSGKEEPIGPDLKGADIQTEFSGPSEADARGPGYNEIPEKEENGRNTIGTRDETRKEANTADVSLVVEGSNDIISSTNFKELPGKEGNRVDASSQNAHQGKVEFHYPHPPSKEKKKEGSSDIAESTNYNEIPKNGKGTSRKGTEHSNRNQAISNEKQRFPSKGKSQGRLVPSRDLDNEIKNEIGSHNGLNNEGTIITHSRRNHYVPHRQNSTRNKGVPQRKGSWGYRKPHSSRRFSPPRKHDSSDSSDSGSSSESDGD; encoded by the exons ATGTTTAAGTATGTATACACATCTTCTGGGAGGAAAAATCACACTGACATAAAG caggaagaaaagaagaaagacagtaTTGCTCATCACAATTCtggtaaaagaagaaatcaagaaccAGCACCTAAAGAAAACATTgtccaggaaagagagaaaagcttgTCCATTGTTGGagccaatgaaaataatcaaagtaGCAAAACCCAAACTCCTTTTGAAAACAGACAGGCAACAAATGAAGATGATACtattaataacaaagaaaatgccCACAGTGACCAAAAGAGATACATTTATCCTGAATCCACTGGGAATAATGGGGTTGATGATGGAGACAATGCTATCAGCAAACTACGTGACCAAGAAGAATATGGTACAGCTCTTATTAGAAATAATATGCAACATATAATGGAGCCAGGGACTGTGACTGAACTCTtggcagaagaaaacaaagagaaccaACACAGAAATGTTCTAAGCAAAATCCCAGCAAGTGTGAACTATGTTAAAGTCCCCTCAAAAGATAGGAAGAATTATCAAAGAGATCCCCAAGCTCAGAACATTCCAGTTAAAAGCAAAAGCACACGCCTTACTCAATACAACACTGACTATTCAAAACAGCTCCCAAAACTCAAAAAAATCCCCAGTGATTTTGAAGGCAGTGGTTACCCAGATCTTCAAGGGAGGGGGGACAATGATATCTCTCCTTTCAGTGGAGATGGTCAACCTTTTAAGGACGTTTCTGGTAAAGAGGAACCTATTGGTCCTGACCTAAAAGGTGCAGATATTCAAACAGAGTTTTCTGGCCCGAGTGAAGCCGATGCAAGAGGACCAGGTTACAATGAgatcccagaaaaagaagaaaatggcagaaataCCATTGGAACCAGGGATGAAACAAGGAAAGAAGCAAACACAGCTGATGTAAGCCTAGTAGTGGAGGGCAGCAATGACATCATAAGTAGCACCAACTTTAAGGAACTccctggaaaagaaggaaacagagtaGATGCCAGCAGCCAAAATGCTCACCAAGGAAAAGTAGAGTTTCATTACCCTCATCCaccctcaaaagagaaaaaaaaagaaggcagtagTGATATAGCTGAAAGTACTAATTATAATGAAATTCCAAAAAATGGCAAAGGTACTAGTAGAAAAGGCACAGAGCATTCTAATAGGAATCAAGCAatctcaaatgaaaaacaaagatttcCCAGTAAGGGCAAAAGTCAGGGCCGGCTTGTTCCTTCTCGAGATCtagataatgaaattaaaaatgaaataggttCCCATAATGGCCTCAATAATGAGGGGACTATAATAACACACAGCAGAAGAAATCATTATGTTCCCCACAGACAAAATTCTACACGGAATAAGGGTGTGCCACAAAGAAAAGGCTCCTGGGGTTACAGAAAACCCCATTCCAGTAGAAGGTTTAGCCCTCCTAGAAAGCATGACAGTAGTGACTCATCTGACAGTGGCAGTTCCAGTGAGAGTGATGGTGACTAG